One genomic segment of Eriocheir sinensis breed Jianghai 21 chromosome 66, ASM2467909v1, whole genome shotgun sequence includes these proteins:
- the LOC126987826 gene encoding multivesicular body subunit 12B-like: MMRDLYNALPLPDDRPITSVCVVEELSGCPPNFTAVSKTHDQDIDADLYKDGFFRRVTRYLCHSKVDGYMGYVVEQLAIVNDRDSRPTGYTIVEQTFDTSQKAFKKKQLCFKQVPQSMASQTITDIIILSRSKMAPEGFSLVGEMNGLCICVKCGPAPASSSYNKPGGQPASSSLPYGMDPRGGGSTGGGGGGGGGGRIYPGLMPARPAPELPPPIGSSGPGRPQGLPPPLPPRVLRHPAPHSPSPTHHATAHTDTSTLYGPGQSALFGVPFVLNKKYVKSGDSSSAHIPTFSKKSRQQIEDEFYYSFTLEQDIVQRPTAT; the protein is encoded by the exons ATGATGCGTGACCTGTACAATGCTCTACCACTGCCCGATGACCGACCAATCACATCTGTATGTGTTGTGGAAGAGCTCTCAGGATGCCCCCCAAATTTCACTGCT GTGTCCAAGACCCACGACCAAGACATAGATGCAGACCTGTACAAGGATGGGTTCTTCCGGCGGGTGACAAGGTACCTGTGCCACAGCAAGGTGGATGGCTACATGGGCTATGTGGTGGAGCAGCTGGCCATTGTCAACGACAGGGACTCGCGCCCCACAGGATACACCATCGTGGAGCAAACCTTTGACACCA GTCAGAAAGCCTTCAAAAAGAAGCAGCTTTGCTTCAAGCAGGTGCCTCAGAGCATGGCATCACAAACCATCACCGACATAATCATCCTCAGCCGCTCCAAGATGGCTCCGGAGGGCTTCTCCCTTGTGGGCGAGATGAATGGCTTGTGCATCTGTGTCAAGTGTGGCCCAGCACCAGCCTCCAGTAGCTACAATAAACCCGGGGGGCAGCCagcctcttcctcacttccttacgG GATGGATCCCCGGGGAGGAGGGAGCacggggggtggtggtggtggtgggggaggagggagaatctACCCTGGTCTGATGCCAGCCAGGCCAGCACCAGAGCTGCCTCCACCCATCGGCAGTTCAGGCCCTGGTCGGCCCCAGGGTCTTCCTCCCCCACTACCTCCTCGGGTCCTGAGGCATCccgcccctcactccccttctcctaCCCACCACGCAACAGCCCACACAGATACCAGCACCCTCTATGGCCCAGGACAGTCAG CTCTGTTTGGGGTGCCGTTTGTGCTCAATAAGAAGTATGTAAAGTCTGGTGACAGTAGCTCTGCCCATATCCCAACCTTCAGTAAAAAGAGCAGACAACAGATTGAGGATGAG TTCTACTACAGCTTCACACTGGAACAAGACATTGTGCAACGACCTACCGCTACCTGA